From the genome of Anopheles funestus chromosome 2RL, idAnoFuneDA-416_04, whole genome shotgun sequence:
tgtctcatctctctctctcgcgcgcaCACTATTTCTTAACGCTTCTACACATCGGACTCCACTACACAGCTCTTCAGTCACCCTCAATAAAGTGGcgagttggggtttttttctctctaccaTGATCGTAAGCTATCCCACAGAGCGAAATGTACTTCCCGAcacggaaaacggaaaatggcAGTCAATGTTGCGTTGCTCATTTCGTGCCCTGTGTCGTTCGTTAATTTTCCCGACCGCTTTACTTCTTCCCAGCGGCGACGAGTTTTCTCAAGTTTCAGCAAATGCTTTCCGATCGATGGAAAATGCCGCCGTTTTTTCGCTTCTCAATCAATCGACTCCGGAACTCCGGTGGTGTTGCAAGTatctgtacgtgtgtgtgtgtttatacatGCAACCACATTACCACCACCCCCAACCCCAACCCCGCGAACCATCCCAACCAAGTTGAACCACATTATACAGCCATTTGGCTTCCGAGTTTCCACTTCCAGCTTCCACAGCTTTGCCAATTGGATCGATGGGTTCGAAATTAGTGTCGCAATTgagaaaatgattgaaaaggGTGCCCATTAGCGTTTGCTTCATGTTTTGATTCACTCGCTTCGTCTTCGTTCTTTCCGGCCCGGGTCACGTCTTTCGTCttaagaattatttttcccaACACGGGCCACTACTACAGCAAGCACCACGGTGCGCTTTCTTTTTgcatgatggtttttttttcttctgttccgCTTCTCTTTTGCGTCTCGATAGGTAGTCCTTTGATTGGTGCTGAAACGCTTCACTTATCGCTAATCGTTTCGATGAACCAAGAAAACTGTCCTGAACCGCGAAACAAGGGGCTATCGCTGTGTTACGAACGGTGGAGGGAaccgacaaaaaaagaactttagttttttcttttattttacaacgTAATAGCTGTGGAAAGATGGTTGCAAAAGCATGAAACACGGCAACAGGGAAAAGATGTCCATTTGTGTGATTGGCATAAATTATCCATGTTGTATCGATACACACGGCGAACGTCATATTTTggggaggtgtttttttttgttggtttcgcCATTTTTGCCACGAGGTACTTTTCAGTCGTTCGTTGGCGCCAATCGTTTGGGGAATTCACcgaagaaagtgaaacatcCACAATGAGCTATGAGGttgataaaagaaaaggaaattataTCGATTGCTAATTGACTTATTGTTTCCAGTTTGCCTGAAATGCTTCTTCATGGGGGAGAGAAAAATGTTCTTAAttgcaaaaaggaaatttaagaTAATTAAAAGCGATGCATGCTATGGAACCAAGGCTCTTCAACAGGACATAGTATTATCTGCTGAGTTGAACTTCAATTTGTATGTTAAATTTTAAggttttcaaataattttccaaagcATTACGaatgtaattgaaattttccaaaatgatCGTCATCAAATCTTGGTACATATTTACTGTATGACTATTTTAGAGcaatttttaatatataaaaCATACTTCAGCTCTTcgaaatagttaaaaaaaattgagacaTTTTTGTTGGTAGTTGGTAGTTTTAATggttaattaaacaatttcgtatatttttttcatctttttttccatcGTTAACTCAAAACAAATTACTTGATTGCAACCAAGAATGATTGACTCTaaccagataaaaaaaacactgtacTAAAATActcatgaaaataaatcgattgCGTAAGTATCGTTTGCGTCACATGACGGCATCCGAACTAATTTATACCGATTGCCTCAACTAGAGCGATCAGTGATAAACAATTTGAAGAACAATCGATTCGGTAAAAATGTAcgtttgcagcaaaacaactGAACCAATTggggtaagaaaaaaacaggagtTTCCAGTGTGTTTCACTATTCTTTCCTCCATACGTGGCCACCCGAGTGAATGAGAAGGAGCCacctttagaaaaaaagtgtgaacGATCGCTTTTTCCTCCGATCGTAATGATCTTCattcattttgaatttttaatgccTTTTGCGCGTTTTGTTTACACGTTTTTGTGCTCTATCTACATTTCCTTGGCCGCTTTGTTTTCGACCTCCAACCCCTTTTTCCCCAAAATATCACCCACACGGTTAGGACACTTGACTTGGCTTTAGTCGTCCACGGCGCATTCCCCGTGGAGGTGGAGATAATCTAAATAATTGGGTTTTTCATCATCGGTACGGAAGCCGTGGCAACATTGAGCGCACATGTGAACATTGAACGCCGGCAGATTGGTCTACGACCGCGGCTGAGAGTTTTTCGAGTAGAGTCGTTTTTCCCTCGGGACCTGAGGTTAGGACGCGTGCTCGCGTCCTCCGACGAGCTACAAACGGATACGCAACGTCCTTTGTTTATCtcggtttttgctgtttggggGTCGTGCTTCATGGGCGCgagcgttatttttttttacgacgcCACCGATTATAGTGCCTTGCGTCCGAAAATGCGTTACCGTACGGTTCCAGAGTAGTGAACAATTGTATTTTCGACCAGACACACCAGACCCACCCAGGCATtcaaccgtgtgtgtgtgccggaGAATGACTTCCAACATGAAATGTTAGATGTTGCGTACGTACATCCAAACAATACGGAAGGATTTACGACGGACAACTGCCAAACGGCCATGGTTCATTGGAACACTAAGAATATCACTGGCGAAACAAGCTTCATTgcatgcttttcttttttctcctttcaccACCAATAGTGAAAGTGTTAGCGTTTTTATCCCTTTTGGCAGCTAGTTTCGGGAAACAGACAAAAGAGGAACGGAACAGTTTTCCAACAACTTCCCTTACGGTTATAGTTGTGTAGTACAAGGATGTGGTCCTCTTACGTAAAGAATAAGTCAAGCGCTGGGTGTTGGGCTTTAGATACGGAGAAACTACACCTACAGAGAGTTTGTTTGGATCTGGGCTGATGTTATGGTTTTTACTGACTCGTGGAACGATTTTTACGACCCAAACCAACATCTGCCCTTCACCTAACTAGGTGGCAATATTCGGACATAGCAGAACGATCATGGTGGGTGAAAGATGTGGGGAATTTTACGACGGCGATCATTGCCTTCCGATCAATTGCAAACAAATGGCCACCCATAGGGGATGGAGAACTTAAATGTGTAATAAGATTTGGATTTTGTGGTTTAATACAAAGTAAAAGATATGGAAATAGTTAAACCCTTATTGGTTTGGAATTTATTGAAGTAGTTCTTTAAGTCTGAGTTTGGATTAATATCTGAGGACCTGATATTTCAAGTTATTCAATTAACTTCAGTTATTAAGAAGTTTGAGGTTCTGGtatttaaagaatttcttcaaagttatagatatttttttagaaaaaaaatcaactaaaaGAATTGTAAGAATGTTCGTAGTATCGAAGTATTTTTTCTCcaggaattttatttttgaagcaTTTCTAAGGAAACTCAAACAAAAGGGAAGGACACCTTTTTCGAATCAAACATCTATAAAACAAATCTCTTCAATAATGAAACTCTTTTCTATCTTTAtcaaaaattgcatttatttCGTCATTTATACAACAGGAACATCTCTTTAATCTACATTATAAGATTTCGTGCGTAAAACATATTCACAGGGTACAACACTATTCACATTTGTTCGCCTTATGTAAATACTGACACTTTGCTCTAATCGATCTCCACATTCTCACATTCGTCTTCTTCGCCCTCACCACCAGACGATAGCACACTGCAATGGCCATTGGTTTCCATCTCCGTCTGGCTACGTGGTCGTGTTCCGTCCGAACCCGGTCCCGACAGTTCCGAGGGTGATCGTGACCGTTGTCCGGCGGAGTTAACATTTTCCGAATCACTATCACATCGGGTGGAGAAGTTTAGTGGTCCGGACGATACGAGCCCATGATGATGGATGGCCGGTGGTTTACAGGATACGGAGGAGGTAGAGGATGACGATGAAGGCGTGGGCAGAACGACGGACGGTGCGATCGGTCCATTAGGTACGGTGGCTATCTTCGAGGGATAGAAGTAGGAAAACGGCATTGGAGGTATTCCAGGCATTCCGTACGCCATCTGTATCTGTCAGCGAAGCGTTAAAAGTTGTTTAGGGATAATTCGTTTTTGAAGTCACGAGCGCAAAAAATCACTCCACAACCTACCTGGTGTCGATAAACGTTCAGCAGGGCAGGATCGAGTCCGGTAGCGTAGTGTGGTTGACCAGCGGCCAACATTGGTCCGTACGATCCATCTTCCCGCACCAGCACCTGCACCGGGACGCGTTTCGTAGCGCTAAGCAGTGCGGCCTCATGTTGCTGGAtctgtttccttttcgttttgtaACGCCTGTTCTGGAACCAGATCTTGACCTGCGTCTCGGTAAGTCGCAAGTTCTTAGCGAGCTCGGAACGCTCCGGCCCGGAAAGGTATCGTTGTTGGGCGAAACGACGCTCAAGCTCAAACACCTGAGCGTGACTGAATGCAGCCCGGGAACGTTTCTTCCTTGCGGAAGGTATCTCTTCGTTGGCCAACATTGGCGTTTGTTGGGTACCGTGTAGTCCCAGTGCACTGGTGTAAGGTGACGATGAGTCACAGTCTATTTGGGGAGAGGAAGAAAGGAAATCGATTGTAATATTCAGTACCTTTGAGAAGTGACGGCAAAATTAGGCTGTACGAAGAGGTACACGTGCCTGACATTAGACAGGGACTTCTCCGCTCCGGTGTCAACCATCAACAACTGCATTAGGCTAATTATTTATCGTCATCACCAATAGCAACTAGCTGCTTTTTGGACCATTCTTACCCGAATCGTTTTCCGTCAAACGTCGCATATCGATGGGACTTTCGCTACGATGATGGGTTGACTTCGCGAGTCGATAGCATCCCGATCCTCGGCCCGATCCTTCCAGCAGCATGTTGGCAATGCGTTCCGTCGGTCCGGCATCGCCATCCTGCATCGGTGCACTAGAATCCTGCCTTGACGCGACTTCTTGACCATTCGCATCCGTTGTCACCATGAAACAATCTAACGACCCACGACGTAAGGCAGGTGGCAATCCGTTCAATGAAAACGTGGTCGCCGTGGAACCAGTTTCATTGTTcggattattattattgttgttataGTAGCTTAGGCTTAGCTTCCCGTACAGTCCCTCTTCCACGGTCGAGCGAGGACTGGCGGAAGCTTCGTGGGCAGTAGCATTTCGCCTTTGATGCTGATGGCGAAGTTGCTGTGGATGGTAATGgttatgatggtgatgatggtggcgtGCGTGATAGTACGTCTTCATGTCTTCCTCGTTGCCAGACGATTCACCCGAGCTGTGACGCTCGACCCGCCGGCTTCTGGTAAGGATATCGTTTATCGAGAAGGGTGTCGACACGATCGACTTTGCGGTCGAAGCAGTCAAGCTCATTTCCTTTTCTGCTGTTCGGGAAATTGGATAATTGTTTCGAAACACAGCACTAATTGTCTCACCACTCAAGCACTTCTTCAACACGTTGAGtacaatatattttcttctctgAACTTATTCACTCTCAGCATATAAgtagatttaattttataaaagaaCTTCTCCAAAGCAGTAATCATATGCACAAAACTGAGAACACATTCACCAAGGAATTTTCAACGCACACACTTCAGAACGCTTTTGGCGTGTCCAGACACCCGGCATTAACACGACCGCACTTAACGAGCTGAACAGCACGAATGAAGCAGCACCGTTTTTCCCGCAGTCACTGGTTCGGGAAAgagtttttcccattttcacgAGCGTTTTTCCCGCCCATCCCTCCACAGCGTCGCT
Proteins encoded in this window:
- the LOC125761480 gene encoding protein zerknuellt; this translates as MSLTASTAKSIVSTPFSINDILTRSRRVERHSSGESSGNEEDMKTYYHARHHHHHHNHYHPQQLRHQHQRRNATAHEASASPRSTVEEGLYGKLSLSYYNNNNNNPNNETGSTATTFSLNGLPPALRRGSLDCFMVTTDANGQEVASRQDSSAPMQDGDAGPTERIANMLLEGSGRGSGCYRLAKSTHHRSESPIDMRRLTENDSDCDSSSPYTSALGLHGTQQTPMLANEEIPSARKKRSRAAFSHAQVFELERRFAQQRYLSGPERSELAKNLRLTETQVKIWFQNRRYKTKRKQIQQHEAALLSATKRVPVQVLVREDGSYGPMLAAGQPHYATGLDPALLNVYRHQIQMAYGMPGIPPMPFSYFYPSKIATVPNGPIAPSVVLPTPSSSSSTSSVSCKPPAIHHHGLVSSGPLNFSTRCDSDSENVNSAGQRSRSPSELSGPGSDGTRPRSQTEMETNGHCSVLSSGGEGEEDECENVEID